A stretch of the Uranotaenia lowii strain MFRU-FL chromosome 3, ASM2978415v1, whole genome shotgun sequence genome encodes the following:
- the LOC129752267 gene encoding uncharacterized protein LOC129752267, with product MPVTKKVTSAAAATAAAPSLKLLNVKFRQIQISAGDIWRFVDNFQEECSTSEIEVRLEELDSLWERFNDALVDIQSHEDFDEFENTCEKDRLLYSEQYYHAKSFLMERIKERRRVPENEQTSRANESLSQSTLDHVRLSQIKLQTFNGDIEEWLSFRDLYTSLIHWKPDLPEVEKFHYLKGCLQGEPKALIDPLKITQANYQIAWDLLVKRYNNNKQLRKRQVQALFQLPTLTKESVTDLHVLLEGFERIVQTLDQIVQPVDYKDLLLVQILSSRLDPVTRRGWEEFSANEDQDLIKNLTEFLQRRVRVLESLPAKPVQQKLPQQQLPSVKPKPFVRRSFNTVQTFGKRCVACASDHPLYQCSSFQRMAVADREKLLRTNQLCRNCFNKGHKAVECRSKYSCRHCKGRHHSLVCFDHERAASTSSEQRRGESTRTDSATSSTQVTTSAATVTKSANTSQCSAQILLATAVVVLEDDYGNRYPARALLDSGSESNLLTERMSQRLKVSRERVDISVIGIGQASTRVKQRIRASVRSRISEFERSMSFLVLPKVTANLPVASITTKGWKIPKGIELADPSFSVSGEVDIVLGIEAFFEYFDSGKKIHLGAELPTLNYSVFGWVVCGGISQSRTSISVANNSISAEESLESLMTRFWSLEEVESPVVFSPEEARCETLFTQTVQRQPNGRYTVTLPKNENVLAQLGESKEIALRRFLATERRLARDENLRSQYIAFMEEYVSLGHMRKVHESVNESAYESVEESAERSVGMLQNESVKKSVDESVDKSVRTMSVNASVNNARSLSECSMGQKSVRRCYLPHHPVVKEASTTTKLRVVFDASCKTSSGISLNDSLLVGPVVQEDLRSIILRCRTKQFMIVADVEKMFRQIEVHRSDQSLQSILWRSSPTDEISTYELCTVTYGTKPAPFLATRTLRQLAMDEEVNFPLAARAVLDDTYMDDVITGTDDASEAGTLRSQLDELMSSGGFRLRKYASNCLEILGNIPQENLAIPCSEGIPLDLNPSVKTLGLTWMPLSDEFSFQFSLQPLDDSEPLTKRRILAIIAALFDPLGLLGATIASAKIFMQLLWTLQDEKGEKLNWDQPVPQMVGEQWKKYNRQLPLLNQVKLNRCVIIPQPTSVELHLFSDASEKAYGACAYVRSQNRDGQVKVSLLTSNGQTLF from the coding sequence ATGCCTGTCACAAAGAAGGTGACGTCTGCAGCTGCAGCAACTGCTGCTGCGCCATCCTTAAAACTATTGAACGTTAAATTTAGACAGATTCAAATATCGGCGGGAGACATTTGGCGATTTGTCGATAACTTTCAAGAAGAATGTTCTACTTCTGAAATTGAGGTACGCCTGGAGGAGTTAGACAGTTTATGGGAACGGTTTAACGATGCGTTAGTAGACATTCAATCGCATGAAGACTTTGATGAATTCGAAAATACCTGCGAAAAAGATAGGCTACTTTATAGTGAGCAATATTACCATGCAAAATCGTTCCTGATGGAGAGAATTAAAGAGAGGAGGAGGGTTCCGGAAAATGAACAAACTTCTCGGGCCAACGAAAGCTTATCACAATCCACACTTGATCATGTTCGACTTTCTCAGATCAAGTTGCAGACCTTCAATGGTGACATTGAAGAATGGTTAAGCTTTAGGGATCTTTATACTTCGTTGATTCATTGGAAACCCGACTTACCTGAAGTGGAAAAGTTCCACTATTTAAAGGGCTGCTTGCAAGGTGAACCGAAAGCCCTTATTGACCCTTTGAAAATTACTCAAGCAAACTATCAAATCGCTTGGGATTTGTTAGTAAAGCGCTACAATAACAACAAACAACTTCGGAAAAGACAGGTTCAAGCCCTGTTCCAACTGCCAACACTCACCAAGGAATCCGTCACAGATTTGCACGTTCTTTTAGAAGGCTTCGAAAGAATTGTGCAGACCTTGGATCAAATCGTACAACCGGTAGATTATAAGGATCTGCTATTGGTTCAGATTCTCTCCTCGCGTCTCGATCCAGTGACACGCAGAGGATGGGAAGAATTTTCGGCAAATGAGGACcaagatttgataaaaaacttgACGGAATTTCTGCAGAGGCGAGTTCGCGTTTTGGAATCGTTACCAGCTAAACCAGTTCAGCAAAAACTTCCACAGCAGCAATTACCATCTGTTAAACCAAAACCATTCGTGAGGCGAAGCTTTAATACGGTTCAAACGTTCGGCAAACGTTGTGTAGCTTGCGCGTCAGATCATCCGCTGTATCAATGTTCAAGTTTTCAGCGCATGGCAGTGGCTGATCGGGAAAAGCTGTTGCGAACGAATCAACTGTGTCGGAATTGTTTCAACAAGGGTCACAAGGCGGTAGAATGCAGGTCAAAATACTCTTGCCGACATTGCAAGGGTCGTCATCATAGTCTGGTCTGCTTCGACCACGAAAGGGCAGCATCAACAAGTTCGGAACAACGCAGAGGTGAATCAACGCGTACGGATTCTGCAACCAGCTCCACACAAGTCACTACATCAGCAGCAACGGTCACGAAATCAGCGAATACTTCACAGTGCTCAGCGCAAATTCTTTTGGCAACCGCAGTGGTGGTTCTAGAGGACGATTACGGTAATCGGTATCCAGCACGGGCTCTTTTGGACTCGGGGTCAGAGAGCAATCTACTCACGGAGCGCATGAGCCAACGCCTGAAGGTTTCCAGGGAAAGGGTGGACATTTCGGTGATTGGAATCGGGCAAGCATCCACCAGGGTTAAGCAGAGAATTCGAGCATCTGTCAGATCACGCATTTCCGAATTCGAACGGTCGATGAGTTTCCTCGTTTTGCCAAAGGTAACCGCTAACTTGCCTGTCGCCTCGATAACCACCAAGGGATGGAAGATTCCAAAGGGTATTGAACTTGCTGATCCGTCCTTTTCAGTTTCTGGTGAAGTTGACATCGTTTTGGGTATTGAAGCTTTCTTCGAATACTTTGATAGTGGCAAGAAGATCCATCTTGGGGCTGAGCTACCAACACTGAACTATTCCGTATTTGGATGGGTAgtttgtggagggatttctcaATCTAGAACCTCTATCTCCGTGGCGAATAATTCCATTTCGGCAGAAGAATCCCTAGAATCCTTGATGACTCGATTTTGGTCCCTAGAGGAGGTCGAGTCCCCGGTCGTATTTTCACCTGAAGAAGCTCGCTGCGAAACCCTATTTACCCAGACGGTGCAGCGACAGCCTAATGGACGTTATACAGTCACTTTACCCAAGAATGAAAACGTTTTGGCGCAACTTGGCGAATCTAAGGAGATCGCATTGCGGCGTTTTCTAGCCACGGAACGAAGATTAGCCAGAGATGAGAACCTGAGAAGTCAATATATCGCTTTTATGGAAGAATATGTCAGTTTGGGTCATATGCGTAAGGTTCATGAGTCAGTTAATGAGTCAGCTTATGAGTCTGTTGAAGAGTCAGCAGAACGGTCTGTTGGAATGCTTCAGAATGAGTCTGTTAAGAAGTCAGTTGATGAGTCAGTTGATAAGTCAGTAAGAACAATGTCAGTGAATGCGTCAGTAAACAATGCCAGAAGTTTGTCAGAATGTAGCATGGGTCAGAAATCAGTCAGACGCTGTTATTTGCCCCATCACCCGGTGGTTAAAGAGGCCAGCACCACCACGAAGCTGAGAGTGGTATTCGATGCTTCTTGTAAAACATCTTCCGGAATATCCCTTAACGATTCTTTGCTAGTCGGTCCGGTTGTTCAAGAAGATTTACGATCGATCATCCTACGTTGCCGCACCAAACAGTTTATGATAGTCGCTGATGTGGAGAAAATGTTTCGTCAGATTGAAGTCCACCGATCAGATCAATCTCTCCAGTCAATATTATGGAGATCTTCTCCTACCGATGAGATTTCGACCTACGAACTTTGCACGGTGACCTACGGAACAAAACCTGCACCGTTTTTGGCCACACGCACGCTTCGACAACTCGCTATGGATGAGGAGGTCAATTTCCCACTAGCAGCAAGGGCTGTTCTCGACGATACGTATATGGATGACGTAATCACAGGAACAGATGATGCCTCAGAAGCCGGAACCCTACGAAGTCAACTGGATGAATTGATGTCAAGCGGAGGATTTCGCTTGAGGAAATACGCGTCTAATTGCTTGGAGATCTTAGGCAATATACCCCAAGAAAACTTGGCTATTCCTTGCTCGGAAGGAATTCCCCTCGATCTCAATCCATCGGTTAAAACTTTGGGCCTTACGTGGATGCCCTTGTCAGATGAATTCAGCTTCCAGTTTTCTTTGCAACCTTTAGACGATAGCGAGCCTTTAACCAAACGTCGAATCCTAGCAATTATCGCTGCATTGTTTGATCCTTTGGGGCTACTTGGAGCTACGATAGCAAGCGCGAAGATTTTTATGCAACTACTTTGGACGTTGCAAGATGAAAAAGGAGAAAAACTTAATTGGGATCAGCCGGTGCCTCAAATGGTGGGTGAGCAGTGGAAGAAATATAATCGCCAACTTCCGCTTTTAAATCAAGTCAAGCTCAATCGTTGTGTCATCATACCTCAGCCGACTTCGGTGGAATTACACTTATTTTCTGATGCATCTGAGAAGGCTTATGGTGCGTGTGCCTACGTGCGCAGTCAGAATCGGGACGGTCAGGTAAAGGTCAGCTTGCTCACTTCAAACGGTCAAACATTATTTTAG